A DNA window from Parabacteroides johnsonii DSM 18315 contains the following coding sequences:
- a CDS encoding S9 family peptidase translates to MKRLGFGALLSFLLVGSLAAQNGSKRVDLKEITDGQFRQVTNIGEMRSMPDGEHYTAMNDARNMIIKYSYRTGNPVDTLFNTGKARECTFDKFDGYTISSTGHHILVWRDTEPIYRRSFKANVYDYDVRRNYVKPISDSKGKQMIPTFSPDGRMVAYVSDNNIWIRKFDYDTEVQVTKDGELNKILNGITDWVYEEEFAVTNLMAWSPNSEQLAFVRFDESEVPEYSMQMFGDGLYPGYYNYKYPKAGEKNSKVTLHSYDVATKDTKELKVPVEADSYIPRIVFTNNDDQLAVMTLNRHQNVFNMYYANPKSGVFRLILRDENKAYVDSEWLNSIHFYANSFSYVNEQDGYAHIYLYSPTGVMQRQVTKGNWDVTAFLGYDEATKTVYYESAEESPIRRAIYKIDAKGVKTKLSTQEGTNNATFSDNFAYYVNQYSNANTPVKITVNETKSNKVLRVLQDNARLVDKLAGYSYAKKEFIKVRTASDYELNAWIVKPVDFDESKKYPVLMFQYSGPNSQQVLDKYGFDWEQYLAANGIITVCVDGRGTGARGEAFRKCTYLRMGELESRDQVEAAQALGKLSFVDKSRMAIWGWSFGGYNTLMAMSVGNGTFKAGIAVAPPTDWKYYDSVYTERFMRTPKENFEGYAATSPIRLAKDLQGKLLLIHGTADDNVHFQQTMDYAESLVQAGKQFEMQVYKDRNHSIYGGNTRYHLYTRMSNFLFDNL, encoded by the coding sequence ATGAAACGATTAGGGTTTGGTGCTTTACTTTCGTTCCTGCTGGTAGGGAGCCTGGCAGCCCAGAATGGGAGCAAACGTGTCGATTTAAAAGAAATTACAGACGGTCAGTTCCGCCAGGTTACTAATATTGGAGAAATGCGTTCTATGCCTGACGGCGAGCATTATACGGCGATGAACGATGCTCGCAACATGATTATAAAATATTCTTATCGTACTGGAAATCCGGTTGATACTTTATTCAATACAGGGAAAGCGCGTGAGTGTACGTTTGACAAGTTCGACGGATATACGATCAGCAGCACCGGACACCATATTCTTGTATGGCGCGATACGGAACCGATTTATCGCCGTTCATTCAAGGCGAATGTGTATGACTACGATGTGCGCCGTAATTATGTGAAACCGATTTCAGATTCGAAAGGCAAGCAAATGATTCCGACATTCTCGCCGGACGGGAGGATGGTCGCTTATGTGAGTGACAATAATATATGGATTCGTAAATTTGATTACGATACGGAAGTCCAGGTGACGAAAGACGGTGAGCTGAATAAAATCCTGAATGGTATTACTGATTGGGTCTATGAAGAAGAGTTTGCCGTAACGAACCTGATGGCTTGGTCGCCGAACAGTGAACAACTAGCTTTTGTGCGTTTCGACGAATCGGAAGTGCCCGAATATTCGATGCAGATGTTCGGAGATGGGTTATATCCCGGCTATTATAATTATAAATATCCGAAGGCCGGTGAGAAGAATTCGAAAGTTACGTTGCATTCTTATGACGTGGCGACGAAAGATACGAAAGAATTGAAAGTTCCGGTAGAGGCGGATAGCTATATTCCGCGGATTGTTTTTACGAATAATGACGATCAGTTGGCTGTGATGACCTTGAACCGTCATCAGAATGTTTTCAATATGTATTATGCGAATCCTAAAAGCGGTGTTTTCCGTTTGATCCTGCGTGACGAAAATAAGGCATATGTCGATTCGGAATGGTTGAACTCTATCCATTTCTATGCGAACAGTTTCTCATATGTGAACGAACAGGATGGCTATGCGCATATTTATCTGTATTCTCCTACGGGTGTCATGCAGCGCCAGGTGACGAAGGGCAATTGGGATGTGACAGCGTTCCTGGGGTATGATGAAGCGACAAAGACGGTCTACTATGAATCGGCCGAAGAAAGTCCGATCCGGCGTGCTATATATAAAATCGATGCGAAAGGAGTAAAGACGAAACTTTCCACGCAGGAAGGAACGAATAATGCAACATTCAGCGATAACTTCGCTTATTATGTAAATCAATATTCAAATGCGAATACGCCGGTCAAAATTACCGTAAACGAGACGAAGTCGAATAAAGTCCTGCGGGTCCTTCAGGATAACGCTCGTCTGGTCGATAAGCTGGCTGGCTATTCATATGCCAAGAAAGAGTTTATCAAAGTGCGTACAGCTTCCGATTATGAACTGAATGCATGGATCGTGAAACCGGTCGACTTTGATGAATCGAAAAAATATCCGGTTCTAATGTTCCAATACAGTGGTCCGAACTCCCAGCAGGTGTTGGATAAATATGGCTTTGACTGGGAACAATATCTGGCGGCTAACGGGATTATTACGGTCTGTGTGGACGGACGTGGTACAGGTGCCCGTGGAGAAGCCTTCCGTAAGTGTACTTATCTGCGGATGGGGGAACTGGAATCCAGGGACCAGGTGGAAGCGGCACAGGCTTTAGGTAAATTGTCGTTTGTCGACAAGAGCCGCATGGCTATCTGGGGATGGAGTTTCGGTGGCTACAATACGCTGATGGCCATGAGTGTTGGCAACGGAACTTTTAAAGCCGGTATTGCTGTTGCACCTCCTACTGATTGGAAATATTACGATTCTGTCTATACGGAACGTTTTATGCGTACGCCAAAAGAAAATTTTGAAGGTTATGCCGCTACTTCACCGATCCGTCTGGCGAAGGATTTGCAGGGGAAGTTGTTGTTGATTCATGGCACAGCCGACGATAATGTGCATTTCCAGCAGACAATGGATTATGCCGAAAGCTTGGTACAAGCCGGAAAGCAGTTTGAAATGCAGGTCTACAAAGACCGTAACCATAGCATCTACGGTGGAAACACCCGCTATCATCTGTATACCAGAATGTCTAACTTTTTATTTGATAATTTGTAA
- a CDS encoding TIGR01212 family radical SAM protein (This family includes YhcC from E. coli K-12, an uncharacterized radical SAM protein.), producing MENSKPYRDFGDFLREVFPYKVQKISINAGFTCPNRDGTKGFGGCTYCNNQTFSPEYCHTEKSATEQLEAGVRFFSRKYPEMKYLAYFQAYTNTYDKLDSLISKYEEALACPDVVGLIVGTRPDCMPDALLDYFSTLSQKKFVMIEYGLESTLDRTLTRINRGHTHAESEETIRRTAARNIYTGAHLILGLPGESREEILHHADILSALPLTTLKLHQLQLIRGTRMAREQAEHPEQFHLYTADEYIDLVIDFIERLNPSIVVERFVSQSPKELLIAPDWGLKNFEFTAKVNKRISERNARQGRLLNPPSSEPVLPGM from the coding sequence ATGGAAAACAGCAAACCATATCGTGATTTCGGAGACTTCTTGCGGGAAGTATTCCCTTATAAAGTGCAAAAGATATCGATCAATGCCGGCTTCACCTGTCCCAACCGTGACGGGACGAAAGGTTTCGGCGGTTGTACCTACTGCAACAACCAAACATTCAGCCCGGAATACTGCCATACCGAAAAAAGCGCAACGGAACAACTGGAAGCAGGCGTTCGCTTTTTCTCCCGTAAATATCCGGAGATGAAATATCTGGCCTATTTCCAAGCATACACAAACACGTATGACAAACTGGATTCATTGATCTCCAAATATGAAGAAGCCCTCGCCTGTCCGGATGTCGTCGGACTGATCGTCGGAACACGCCCGGACTGTATGCCGGACGCGCTATTGGATTATTTCTCCACTTTATCCCAAAAGAAGTTCGTGATGATCGAATATGGCCTGGAGAGCACGCTGGACCGCACCTTAACCCGTATCAACCGGGGACATACACATGCCGAATCGGAAGAGACCATCCGTCGCACGGCGGCCAGAAACATCTACACGGGAGCCCACTTGATCTTAGGCCTTCCGGGAGAAAGCAGGGAAGAGATATTGCACCATGCCGACATTCTGTCCGCCCTTCCTCTCACGACGCTGAAGCTCCATCAATTGCAGCTTATCCGAGGTACGCGCATGGCCAGGGAACAGGCGGAACATCCTGAACAGTTCCATCTCTACACCGCCGATGAATACATCGACCTGGTCATAGACTTCATAGAACGATTAAACCCCTCTATTGTCGTAGAGAGGTTCGTATCACAATCCCCAAAAGAGTTGCTGATTGCACCAGATTGGGGACTTAAGAATTTTGAATTTACAGCCAAGGTAAATAAACGTATTTCAGAACGAAATGCGCGGCAGGGGCGTCTGCTCAATCCTCCTTCTTCGGAGCCAGTTCTCCCTGGTATGTGA
- a CDS encoding DUF4251 domain-containing protein, with product MRNIRLFFFVGIVLFLGGQSLYSQSKKERKEQKAKEIKEMIENGRFTIEVDRALPMGGRTVNLTTPYSLEMRGDSAISYLPYFGRAYSLPYGGGDGMRFEESITDYQSTFDKKGTARIKFVARTKEDTFRFNMQVFSNGSAIISVTPTNRQNITYQGELAPKKED from the coding sequence ATGAGGAACATTAGGTTATTCTTTTTTGTGGGGATTGTCCTTTTTTTGGGGGGGCAATCCCTTTATTCTCAAAGTAAGAAAGAGAGGAAGGAACAGAAAGCAAAAGAGATAAAAGAAATGATAGAAAACGGCCGGTTTACGATCGAGGTGGACCGGGCGTTGCCAATGGGAGGACGTACGGTTAATCTGACGACTCCTTATTCTCTTGAAATGCGCGGTGACTCGGCGATTTCTTATCTGCCTTATTTCGGCAGGGCATATTCTTTGCCGTATGGTGGAGGCGATGGGATGCGTTTTGAAGAATCAATTACCGATTATCAATCAACCTTCGATAAGAAGGGGACCGCTCGAATTAAATTCGTAGCCCGTACCAAAGAAGATACTTTCCGTTTCAATATGCAAGTATTTTCAAATGGTTCCGCGATCATAAGCGTAACGCCGACTAATAGGCAGAATATCACATACCAGGGAGAACTGGCTCCGAAGAAGGAGGATTGA
- a CDS encoding calcium-translocating P-type ATPase, PMCA-type: MEKKHQYQGLTKQEVEESRRLHGENILTPPEKASLWSQFLEKFNDPIIKILLVAWFLSMIIAGVHCWGPEAKGFSAFLEPIGIFFAIMLASCVGFFFEVKANRAFDVLNTVNDDIFVKVIREGNICQIPRKEVVVGDIVVLETGEEVPADGHLLEAISLQINESTLTGEPIISKTTNEADFDEEATYPSNVVMRGTTVVDGHGVMAVEKVGDETGYGKVYEGSQIENNIDTPLQMQLAGLAKVISKAGYAIAAITFIALLTKVLLSSAGMPVMDLISHILNIFMVAVTLIVVSVPEGLPMSVTLSLALSMNRMLKTNNLVRKMHACETMGATTVICTDKTGTLTQNQMQVYQTNFYNLKDQQLGDDCLSVLIKEGISVNSTAFLDFSEEKIKTLGNPTEAALLLWLNSQHQNYLEIRENDRILDQLTFSTERKYMATVVQSSLLGKRVLYVKGAPEIVLANSNRVAIDGTYKPVEECKAGIEKQLLDYQNQAMRTLGFAYQILEDGQDAAFFVNGRLHKTDLTYLGIVAISDPVRADVPAAVQSCLDAGIDIKIVTGDTPGTAKEIGRQIGTWKTGDTERNIITGPGFEALTDEEALDRVLDLKIMCRARPTDKQRLVQLLQQKGAVVAVTGDGTNDAPALKAAQVGLSMGDGTSVAKEASDITIIDNSFSSITRAVMWGRSLYRNIQKFLLFQLTINVAACLIVLLGSLLGTESPLTITQMLWVNLIMDTFAAGALASLPPNERVMKDKPRRSGKNGDFIITRPMAYNIFGVGLAFVIVLMGLLLHFHAQDGLTPHDLSWFFSFFVMLQFWNMFNAKAFMEGRSAFANLKGCKSFLMVALLIIIGQYLIVTFGGEMFSVVPLSWKDWGIIIGSTSLVLWIGEIGRLIERWRK, translated from the coding sequence ATGGAGAAAAAACATCAGTATCAAGGATTAACCAAACAAGAAGTAGAAGAAAGCAGGCGCCTTCACGGCGAAAATATCCTCACTCCTCCAGAGAAAGCCTCTCTATGGAGCCAATTTCTTGAAAAGTTCAACGACCCGATTATCAAAATCCTATTGGTGGCATGGTTCTTATCCATGATTATCGCCGGCGTACATTGTTGGGGACCGGAGGCTAAAGGCTTCAGCGCTTTCCTCGAACCGATCGGCATATTCTTTGCCATCATGTTGGCTTCTTGCGTCGGCTTCTTTTTCGAAGTCAAAGCAAACAGAGCATTCGACGTTTTGAATACAGTCAATGATGATATTTTCGTGAAGGTGATCCGCGAAGGGAATATCTGCCAGATTCCGCGAAAAGAGGTGGTCGTCGGCGATATAGTCGTACTTGAAACGGGAGAAGAGGTCCCGGCCGACGGACATCTATTGGAAGCGATCTCCCTCCAGATCAACGAATCGACATTGACCGGCGAACCGATCATCAGCAAGACGACCAACGAAGCGGACTTCGATGAAGAAGCGACCTATCCGTCTAATGTTGTCATGCGCGGAACGACTGTTGTCGACGGACACGGCGTTATGGCGGTGGAGAAAGTCGGTGATGAAACCGGATACGGGAAAGTGTATGAAGGCTCGCAGATAGAAAACAATATCGACACACCGTTGCAGATGCAGCTGGCAGGGCTGGCAAAAGTAATCAGTAAGGCCGGCTATGCGATTGCCGCCATCACTTTTATCGCACTGCTGACAAAAGTATTACTGTCTTCAGCCGGAATGCCGGTCATGGACCTGATCTCGCATATTTTGAATATCTTTATGGTAGCCGTCACGTTGATCGTCGTATCCGTACCGGAAGGTTTGCCGATGAGCGTAACCCTCAGCCTTGCACTCAGTATGAACCGTATGCTGAAAACAAACAATCTGGTCCGCAAAATGCATGCCTGCGAAACAATGGGGGCTACCACTGTTATCTGTACCGATAAGACCGGAACACTCACACAGAACCAAATGCAGGTATATCAGACAAACTTTTATAACCTGAAAGACCAGCAATTAGGAGACGACTGCCTGAGCGTGCTGATAAAAGAAGGAATATCGGTCAACTCAACCGCCTTCCTCGATTTCTCCGAAGAAAAGATAAAAACATTAGGGAACCCGACAGAAGCAGCCTTGCTGCTATGGTTGAACAGCCAACATCAGAATTACCTGGAAATAAGAGAAAATGACCGGATACTGGACCAATTGACATTCTCCACCGAACGGAAATATATGGCAACAGTCGTACAATCATCCTTATTGGGCAAACGCGTGCTGTATGTCAAAGGTGCTCCGGAAATCGTACTGGCGAACAGCAATCGGGTGGCTATCGACGGCACCTACAAACCGGTAGAAGAATGCAAAGCCGGTATCGAAAAGCAACTGTTGGACTATCAGAACCAAGCTATGCGTACGTTGGGATTCGCCTATCAGATACTGGAAGACGGGCAGGATGCCGCATTTTTCGTGAACGGACGGCTGCACAAGACGGACCTTACTTATTTAGGTATCGTCGCTATTTCCGACCCTGTTCGTGCTGATGTTCCGGCTGCTGTCCAAAGTTGCCTTGATGCCGGCATCGACATCAAGATCGTGACCGGCGACACTCCGGGAACGGCTAAAGAGATCGGACGACAGATCGGAACCTGGAAGACCGGAGACACCGAACGCAACATCATCACCGGCCCAGGCTTCGAAGCCTTGACTGACGAAGAAGCGCTGGATCGTGTGCTCGACTTGAAGATCATGTGCCGCGCCCGACCGACTGACAAACAACGCCTAGTACAATTGTTGCAACAAAAAGGAGCCGTAGTGGCCGTCACAGGCGACGGTACCAATGACGCCCCGGCCCTGAAAGCCGCACAGGTCGGACTATCTATGGGAGACGGAACCTCCGTGGCAAAAGAGGCAAGCGACATCACGATCATAGACAACTCGTTCAGCAGCATTACCCGGGCGGTAATGTGGGGACGTTCACTGTACCGGAACATCCAGAAATTCTTGTTGTTCCAGTTGACGATCAATGTGGCGGCCTGCCTGATCGTCTTGTTGGGGTCTTTATTGGGGACCGAATCCCCGCTTACGATCACCCAGATGCTTTGGGTGAACCTGATTATGGATACATTTGCCGCCGGAGCACTGGCTTCACTACCACCTAACGAACGGGTGATGAAAGACAAACCTCGCCGGAGCGGTAAGAACGGCGACTTTATCATTACCCGCCCGATGGCTTACAATATTTTCGGTGTCGGTCTCGCATTTGTAATCGTTTTGATGGGATTGTTGCTTCACTTCCATGCACAGGACGGACTGACGCCGCACGACCTATCTTGGTTCTTCAGTTTCTTCGTGATGCTTCAGTTCTGGAATATGTTCAATGCAAAAGCGTTTATGGAAGGCCGCTCGGCATTCGCCAACCTGAAAGGGTGCAAGAGTTTCTTGATGGTGGCCTTGCTCATTATCATAGGGCAATATCTGATCGTCACGTTCGGCGGCGAGATGTTCAGTGTCGTCCCGTTATCCTGGAAAGACTGGGGAATCATTATCGGCTCGACTTCTCTGGTTCTCTGGATCGGAGAGATAGGTCGGTTAATCGAAAGATGGAGAAAATAA
- the eno gene encoding phosphopyruvate hydratase, whose protein sequence is MEIVKVVGREILDSRGNPTVEVDVHLASGAFGRAAVPSGASTGENEAIELRDGDKKRYGGKGVLKAVANVNNVIAPAILGMSALNQREIDHKLIELDGTKTKSNLGANAMLGVSLAVAKAAANYLDQPLYRYIGGTNAYVLPVPMMNIINGGSHSDAPIAFQEFMIRPVGACCFREGLRMGAEVFHALKKVLHDRGLSTAVGDEGGFAPALDGTEDALNSIMAAIKAAGYEPGKDVTIAMDCASSEFYHDGVYDYTKFEGAKGAKRTAEQQVAYLSELVAKYPIDSIEDGMDENDWAGWKLLTEALGSKCQLVGDDLFVTNVEFLKKGIEEGCANSILIKVNQIGTLSETLDAIEMAHRNGYTSVTSHRSGETEDATIADIAVATNSGQIKTGSLSRSDRMAKYNQLLRIEEELGDLAVYGYKTYKK, encoded by the coding sequence ATGGAAATTGTAAAAGTAGTAGGACGAGAAATCCTTGATTCACGTGGTAACCCGACTGTTGAAGTAGATGTACATTTGGCTTCCGGCGCTTTTGGCCGCGCAGCTGTTCCCTCTGGCGCTTCTACCGGTGAAAACGAAGCAATCGAACTTCGTGATGGTGACAAGAAACGCTATGGTGGCAAAGGCGTTCTGAAAGCTGTCGCTAATGTAAATAATGTAATTGCTCCCGCTATCCTGGGTATGAGCGCCCTGAACCAGCGTGAGATCGACCATAAACTGATTGAACTTGACGGTACGAAGACAAAGTCTAATTTAGGCGCCAACGCCATGTTAGGCGTTTCTCTGGCTGTAGCTAAGGCGGCAGCTAACTATTTGGACCAGCCTCTCTACCGTTATATCGGCGGGACGAATGCCTATGTATTGCCTGTCCCGATGATGAATATTATCAATGGCGGCTCGCATTCAGATGCCCCGATCGCTTTTCAGGAATTTATGATCCGTCCGGTTGGCGCTTGTTGCTTCCGGGAAGGTTTGCGCATGGGTGCCGAAGTTTTCCATGCCTTGAAGAAGGTGTTGCACGATCGCGGCCTGAGCACGGCTGTCGGTGACGAAGGTGGTTTTGCTCCTGCTTTGGATGGGACGGAAGACGCTCTGAACTCCATCATGGCTGCCATTAAAGCTGCCGGATACGAGCCGGGTAAAGACGTAACGATCGCCATGGACTGTGCCTCTTCCGAATTCTATCATGACGGCGTATATGATTATACGAAGTTTGAAGGAGCCAAGGGAGCCAAGCGTACTGCCGAGCAACAGGTAGCTTATCTGTCCGAACTGGTAGCCAAATACCCGATCGACTCTATCGAGGACGGTATGGACGAAAACGATTGGGCCGGCTGGAAACTGCTGACTGAAGCGCTGGGAAGCAAATGCCAGTTGGTCGGTGACGACCTGTTCGTGACAAACGTAGAATTCCTGAAGAAAGGTATCGAGGAAGGTTGTGCCAACTCTATCCTGATCAAGGTGAACCAGATCGGAACGTTGTCTGAAACACTGGATGCAATCGAAATGGCACACCGTAACGGCTATACCTCCGTCACTTCGCATCGTTCGGGTGAGACCGAAGATGCTACGATCGCCGACATCGCCGTTGCTACCAACAGTGGGCAGATCAAGACCGGTTCTTTGAGCCGTTCGGACCGTATGGCGAAATACAACCAGTTGCTCCGTATCGAAGAGGAGTTGGGTGACTTGGCTGTTTATGGATATAAAACTTACAAGAAGTAA
- a CDS encoding Rpn family recombination-promoting nuclease/putative transposase, with product MKSDMFIDPKSDYAFKRFFGTVSNKELTIGFLNSLLNKGIKDIIFHNVEMQGNNTDSRKAVFDLFCEGSDGELFIVEIQKKRQKYFSDRVLYYASFVIQMQADIESEKFRLAKEEERRRWNYHINKVYVVCFLDFRLDTRYTDKYRWDVVRMDRELKIPFSETLNEIYLELPKFNLNFEECDTFYKKFLYTMNNIDIMGQLSKETIQNDKLLRKLKSAIELQRMSAKERLAYELSIAAERDLAACMATSFEEGEEKGMAKGIAEGMRKIILNMKQAGMDLATIAKTAGLPEKEVEALLK from the coding sequence ATGAAATCAGACATGTTTATTGATCCGAAATCGGATTACGCGTTTAAAAGGTTTTTCGGTACTGTGTCGAACAAGGAGCTTACAATCGGCTTCTTGAACAGCCTGCTTAACAAGGGTATCAAAGATATCATATTCCACAACGTGGAAATGCAAGGCAACAATACTGATAGCAGGAAAGCTGTATTCGATTTGTTTTGTGAAGGATCGGATGGGGAGCTTTTCATTGTCGAAATCCAGAAAAAGAGACAAAAGTACTTCTCCGACCGTGTACTTTACTACGCTTCGTTTGTTATACAAATGCAGGCTGATATAGAAAGCGAGAAGTTCCGGTTGGCAAAGGAGGAGGAGAGAAGACGGTGGAACTATCATATCAACAAAGTGTATGTAGTCTGCTTTTTGGACTTCCGGCTCGATACGCGCTACACTGACAAATATCGTTGGGATGTCGTGCGCATGGACCGTGAACTGAAAATTCCGTTCAGCGAAACACTGAATGAGATCTACTTGGAGCTTCCAAAGTTCAACTTGAACTTTGAGGAATGCGATACGTTTTACAAAAAGTTTTTATACACGATGAACAACATAGACATTATGGGACAGTTATCAAAAGAAACAATACAAAACGACAAACTCCTGCGAAAACTCAAAAGCGCTATCGAACTACAACGCATGAGCGCTAAAGAACGCTTAGCATACGAACTAAGTATTGCAGCCGAACGCGACCTGGCTGCCTGCATGGCTACAAGTTTTGAGGAGGGGGAGGAAAAAGGGATGGCTAAAGGCATCGCCGAAGGAATGCGCAAAATCATCCTGAACATGAAGCAGGCAGGTATGGATCTTGCCACCATAGCCAAGACAGCCGGACTACCGGAAAAAGAGGTGGAGGCGCTATTGAAATGA